Within Flagellimonas maritima, the genomic segment GTATATCATTAAAGGCTTTTCATTTAAAGGTTTGGAAATCTTTGAGCTGGAAAATCATACTTTCTATTCCTTGACCGAGTTAAAGATGAAGAAGAATGAAATCCATGTAGTATCCGAAATGCTATTTGGGACTATCCAAGAGGTTGCACCACATATTAAAAAAACGGATATGCTTTCAATAGCAATAAACTCCTCGCAAATTCTAAAAAAATGGTCTTTACCCGATTCTAAATTAGATATAGAACAAAAGGTGATTCAAGCGTTCCCAAATTTGGATTTGCATAAATTTTATTTTGAAATTTTAGCTGTGGAAAATCTTGGGATGGTTTCCATAGGCAAAAGAGAATACGTAAATAATTTGTTGTCAGAATTGGAAACCCATAACATTGTACCGATGAGGATTTCTTTGGGCATTTCGGATATAGGAACAACTATACCCTACTTTCAGGCTTCCAATATTCAAGGTTCTAATTTTAGGATAAAGAAATTAGATGATAGTGGGTATGAATTTGAACCTGATAGTCCGTCTCAGCATTATAACATTGAAATAAATGGCCTGGACATGTCCAGTACAAGTCTATTATCGTTTTCCGCTTTTCTAGGATATTTTATAAGTTCAGAAAAAAAATCAAACGTTACTACGCTCAATAAAGAACTTGAGAATAATTTTTTAAACTATCATTTTTACAATCTTGGGTTTAAATGGGGATTGGGGATTGTTTTGGGAATCCTGTTCTTAAATTTTTTATGCTATACACATTATAAAGCTCAAGTAACATCTGCGGAATCGGTCTCAAGCTCAGAACAACAGATTTCTACACTAAGGAAGCTAGAAGACGAAGTTGCCTTAAAGGAAGAAAAGCTTAATATGATTTTAGGTACCAAAAGCTCAAGATCCACTTTTTATATGGATAGGATTGCCAATGAGCTTCCTGTTACTATCCAATTAGATCAAATGGAGTACCAGCCTTTAAAAAGACCTGTTCAAGAACATAAGTCAATTGAATTAAAACTAAACAGTATTATTGTTTCTGGATATTCCAACGACAAAACTCAATTTGCCCAATGGACGGATGCTTTGGAGCAGAAAGATTGGATAGCAAGAATTGAAATTCTTCACTATGGCTATGTATCAAAAACTTCTGATGAATTTACCGTAAAAATTGAAATCCATGAAGCTGAACAATAGGAACAGGGTACTTTTGGGAGGTTTTTTGGTGATGCTTTTTTTGAGTTATTTTTTAGCCGTTAAAGAAACCATGAAGCTTAGGGCCCAGCTCCTTTCTTTCAAAAGCAGACAAGAGGTATCGATGAATATCCCAGGACAGCTTCACAGACTTTCAAATAAGGAAAAGGATATTGATTTAAAGTTTAAGGAGTTGAACCTTGCTACTTCTTCTCGGCAGAATCATTTGATTAAATATCTAAATCGTATTTCTACGATAAACATGGTAAAAATCATTGAGTTTAGGTCGCCACATCTGTTTCGGCAAGAAAATTCAACAAACAAAACCCATATTTTCACCTTGGAAGGCTACTTTTTGGATATACTCAAAGTCGTATATGCTTTGGAAAAACAAGGGAGTTTTGGAGCGGTTTCACATATTTCCTTTGAAAAGAAAAAGGACCATCGAAGTGGAAAGAACTATTTGCAGGCACTTGTTTTTTTGGAGCATATTCAATAAAAGCTCTATTTCATCTGGAAAACCAATTCTTAAGGAATCATTATTTTAAACATCCAACATTGAACAAAATAGATGTGTTCTGTCAAGAAAAAAGAGTTCTAATAAGAGTTTATTCCTGCATCGTATGATACACGTTCTGAACATCGTCATCTTCCTCGATTTTTTCCAAGAGTTTTTCTACGTCGGCTGCCTGTTCTTCGGAAAGCTCTTTGGTAACTTGGGGAATACGTTCAAATCCGGACGAGAGAATTTCGATTTCCCTGGATTCCAGTTCTTTTTGGATATCACCGAAACTTTCAAAAGGAGCGTAAATCAGGATACCATCCTCGTCCACAAAAACTTCTTCGGCACCAAAATCTATCATCTCCAGTTCCAATTCTTCAGGGTCGATACCTTCGCCATCTATTCTGAAGTTGCAGGTATGGTCGAACATAAACTCTACGGACCCTGAGGTACCCAGACTACCGTTACATTTATTAAAATAGCTGCGAATATTGGCAACAGTCCTTGTGTTGTTATCGGTAGCTGTTTCTATGAGTATGGCAATGCCATGGGGCGCATAGCCTTCAAACAAAACCTCTTTATAATCCCCTTGATTTTTATCGGACGCTCTTTTGATGGCACGTTCAATATTGTCCTTGGGCATGTTGACGGACTTTGCATTTTGAATTACCGCACGTAGCCTTGAATTGGCATCTGGGTCTGGGCCACCTTCTTTAACGGCCATAACAATGTCTTTTCCAATTCTGGTAAATGCTTTGGACATTGCCGCCCAACGTTTCATTTTCCGTGCTTTTCTAAATTCAAATGCTCTTCCCATAGGTAATCGGTTATTAAAGTAAAAAGTGGCTAAAGTTAAAAAAGTTCAAGTTCAAGTATCAAGAACAAGCCTACAAAAGTTTAAATTAATGAGGGTATACAAAATTAAACTGTTGAACTTAGAACTTTCACTGCCGAACCGCTACTACGTAACGCTATTCAAAACAGTAACTTAATTTTCACTTATTTTTAATAATTTTCTCAATAGCGTCTGCCAATTCAAAATCCTTTTTTGTTATTCCGTCGGCATCATGGGTATTTAATTTTATGGTAAGATTGTTATATACGTTTTCCCAGTTGGGAT encodes:
- a CDS encoding YebC/PmpR family DNA-binding transcriptional regulator, whose product is MGRAFEFRKARKMKRWAAMSKAFTRIGKDIVMAVKEGGPDPDANSRLRAVIQNAKSVNMPKDNIERAIKRASDKNQGDYKEVLFEGYAPHGIAILIETATDNNTRTVANIRSYFNKCNGSLGTSGSVEFMFDHTCNFRIDGEGIDPEELELEMIDFGAEEVFVDEDGILIYAPFESFGDIQKELESREIEILSSGFERIPQVTKELSEEQAADVEKLLEKIEEDDDVQNVYHTMQE